The Castanea sativa cultivar Marrone di Chiusa Pesio chromosome 4, ASM4071231v1 sequence taaaatttttaattttattttttttattactatttactaaaagttaaaacagtgatgattctaaaaataaatgagCAATTTTAAGCTAAAGTACAGAGAgaatgtttatatatttttaacaaatgagcAATTTTAAGAGTAGTGTTATTGACAAAATATTTATGCAATAAAGAgaatgtttatatatttttaataaatgagcaATTTTAAGAGTAGTGTTATTGACAAAATATTTATGCAATAAAATCTAGATAACAAGTTGTTAAAGGTATGTGAAAAAGTGAAGTCAGCTATGAGTTTAGATAAAAAGCCAATTACAACTTATTACttaatatttattgtaaaaatattgtgaaacactaatataataatatttcaagtttatttcaattgagtttaaacaaaatttagagttttcaaaattttattttaaaagtaaaattatatgtatatatatatatatatataattttttttgggcccaaacaggggttcatttgaaccatTGGGCTGGTTGTAGAGACACccttattataaatatataaatatatatatatatatatatatatgtatatataaaattttaaatgcatctaTTCCTATGTATGGACTACGGATTACACGCCAGCAATATGTAATTAAATTGAGCGAAAATTCACAACTGAGGGAATATGCAACCATGCAAGGAAAGTGGACAACGAAACGGAGACGCACATTGTGAAAcaaatgaaaactaaaaactaaaaaaaggaATGAGTCGGTTcttaagatttttaattttatttttttattactattactaaaagttaaaaaagtggtgattctaaaaataaaaacaattttaaccTGTGGTGGTATAAGAATCCATTTactcctctaaaaaaaaaaagaaaaaaagaagcatccATTAACCAATTGTATATCCAGAATGATATTTTAATGTTCCATATGCTAAAATATTCAACCAATTGAAGTTGAACTTCAATTATTCAATGCCCAAGTGCTGAAGATTCCCATAATGTCACTCCACCACAACGTTGTTCCGTGTCCCAAATGATATTAGAGCCCGTTTGGATAGGCTGTTTTAAAAGTCTCAACGCGCGTTTTTATTAAAAACGCAAATACGCATGCGTTTGGCATTGTGGTCTTCCAAGAAATTGCGTTCTTTCAAACGCAAAATATCTTGTTTTGAAACTGAAATACTAGCCAACTTTTTTAAAATGGCACTTCAAACGCAGACCTCGTAACACTTTTTAAGGCTTGAATACCTAATATACCCTCACACATTTGCTAAAAGACAAAATCACCAAGCACCACTAGTGATCTCAGGCAGAAGTTGCAACAGCAGTGGAGAAtgaacaaaagattaaaaaaaaatgaacttcaTCAATCTAGTGTGCAATGAATGAACAAACTCTAAACATATTATAATTTCAAGAGTGTACAAAATATCACTGCCTCAAAACTATCTTATGGACCTCTTTTGAGGGCTCAATGAATGGTACTTCGATGACCTATTTCCTCTGCCTCTCTCAAGAAACCCAGATTGATTTGGCTTACAAGCAAGGAGAACCTACTGCTACCTGGGTTTCAGAATTCATTGCAAATTGAAAAATGGAAATAAGAAAGCACCACTTGCAGGAACAACATGTCCACTTGCAGACTTGCTCTTTTCTCCATGTTTGCAATAACAAACTGTCCGTGTGAACTGTGAAGGAAATCTctggtatctctctctctactatCTCTTTTTCACTTTCATTATTTGTGGTTGATATTAGCTTTGGGAAAAGACAAAGCAATTGTGGTTGATAttagttttgataataatacttttttatttaaagaaaaggcTAGAGGGAAagtgaatattattattattattattattattgttattattattattattattatcatgaACTTCTTCAAATATGATAGAATAGAATAATATCATCAGAATTAAGTCTTTTcctgtcctttttggtaatttgcacCAAAGCAACAATTTTAGACTAATACTATACACAAAATTTACCAAAcgttttaatataatttttaaaattgtgttttccaAACGTACATTTTAAAAACGCTATTTTTAAAAACGCTCATTTTTAAACAGcttatccaaacagacccttagtatTACAACTCTGATACCGATTTTTCAAACTCCACCGTCCATCTCctgtttttttcttgttctattATTTCTCATCCTTATCACATTTCCCTGTATTCCATCtctctttcaattttcaacCTTCATGATCCATGGCTTCCCTCAGTTTTACTCAGATCAGAACCAACCACAGCAACAACTCGGTGGCTGAGTTCGCCAGGGCTCGTCCAAGGACAACCTGGGCTCGACCCACTAGAGTTGGGTTTAAGGTGTTTGCGTCTGAGGCTCAGGCTGAGCCTGATCTTAGTGTCACTGTCAATGGGTTGCACATGCCCAACCCGTTTGTTATCGGCTCTGGTCCACCTGGGACCAACTACACCGTCATGAAAAGAGCCTTTGAGGAAGGCTGGGGTGCTGTGATTGCCAAAACTGTGAGACTtatttctctttcccttttaactaatttcctctttctttttcctttttaaaaatatttttcgcTTTATGATTTCATGATAGTTACTTTTTACACGTGAAAACAAACACCGATTGGTTGTTGGGTGTAAACAGGCTTTGAAAATCTGggtcttttgttttgtttgaggaGGAGAGATTTTACTTAGTTAAATTAACCCGAATGAAtgaatgaacaaaatttgaagTGTTTAATGTTAATCAAATCGAATGTTTTACCAGGTGTCACTGGATGCATCTAAAGTGATAAACGTGACACCTCGGTATGCGCGTTTAAGagcaggggtcaatggatcggTAAACGGATCGGCAAAAGCCAAAGGACAAATTATTGGGTGGGAGAATATAGAACTCATAAGTGATCGGTCACTTGATATTATGTTGAATGAATTCAAGCAATTAAAGGAAGAGTATCCAGATAGGATTCTCATTGCTTCAATTATGGAGGAATATAACAAAGCAGCTTGGGAGGAACTTATTGATAGAGTTGAACAAACTGGAGTTGTAAGCAATTTTTTTGgcttaattttgtatatttttgcttttgatgcatactttttttttgttttggggttATCTGAAATTGGTGACACTGTTTATTAGGATGCCTTAGAAATCAACTTCTCATGTCCCCATGGTATGCCAGAACGCAAAATGGGTGCTGCAGTTGGGCAAGATTGTGCCCTTCTAGAAGAGGTTTGTGGATGGGTAAATGCCAAAGCTACGGTTCCTGTTTGGGCCAAGATGACTCCTAACATCACTGACATAACACAGGTTCGTttgcttttttctctttttcttttgttcccTTAGTTATCTCTTATGGTTTATGTGTGAAGAAGGTAGGCGCTGCATGTGTGATGCATTTGTGGCTTACATCTTTGTTCTGTATATCTCTTTCTTGACCATTTCTCATTAGTTTTGTGTCTGATCATACATTAAGAGGCATGTGTGTCTGGCAGACATTGAATAATATATTGCATTGCTTTGATGTTGGATCATGGATGACTGATGGCTCCTATACTAAAAATTACCAGCAACTAGTTATATGGACCACATCAAGTCAATATCAATGAGGCATCAGCTGGATCATTTGATTTGCATTTGGTACCTTTTTTATGCAGTGGGTGgcagataataattttttctttgccaAAGTGCTAGCCTGCTTACTATTTTATATCTTAAATTAACTCATATAAGATTTTGAATGACCCATTCTCTAAAAGCtcttacaatataaaaaatggaGGTCCGGAGGAGTGGGATTTCTGCCTACAGATAAAAATTTTGACTGAGGACAAATAAATTTGTGCAAAAAATCCTGCATGGTGTTACTAATGATAGTTACGCCATAAGACAATGATTTATGAATAATTAGAGCAATAATTTCCTTCTTGAATTCATTGGTGTTTCAAACCACAATTACATTATCAAAGAAAAGAACTGACCTCCCCTGATTGTAGGTAGGAGATTCTATAATTATAAAACAATTTCCTAGTTAAATTgatgatttttcctttttttccctaTGAATAAGAAAAGAGAATGGGCTATTAAGCATCATTCTTAACGTGTTACCACATTCTAGAACGATGAAGTGTCATTCTTCACATGTTACCTCATTCTTTTCTTGAGAATATATCATaataaatgagttaaaaaaatgtACTTCCGAAGTTTTGTTTCCCATATATAttctctcccttttcttctaGATGCATATCACAAAATATGTCTTTACTTTCATGTACAGCAAtgttttaattggatttttacTGGTAGTGATGTCAGACTTTTTTTTTCGTATATATAGCCAGCAAGGGTGGCTCTAAGATCAGGATGCGAGGGCATAGCTGCTATTAACACTATAATGAGTGTAATGGGAATAAATCTCGACACCTTACGTCCAGAGCCTTGTGTTGAGGGGTTTGCAATCTCAACTTGAGCAATATGGCACTTTTGCATTGATTAACATTCTGCAAATGAAGATTCATGTGCTTAAATTTTGTTTACAGATACTCAACTCCTGGGGGCTACTCTTCAAAGGCCGTTCATCCTATTGCTCTTGCAAAAGTTATGAGTATTGCAAAAATGATGAAGTCAGAGTTTGGGGATCAGGACTTCTCACTGTCTGGTATTGGAGGTGTTGAGACGGGTGGTGATGCTGCCGAATTTATTCTTCTTGGTGCAAATACTGTTCAGGTAAAAGGAAATAACTTCCATAGTCTCTTTATATACACAATATCATTGCATCCATTAACCAGATTGGAAATTAGAATTAACACCATACTTTGGACAAGGAACTTTCTCAAGTATATATGTATTAGAGCTCTATCAGATTGACTTGATGCTCATAGTCTAATTTACTCTGACAATGCATTATGGTACTGGTTTTAACATATTACAGGCATAatgatttcttttaaaaaagatCTTGATGCTAGACAGTTGGAATTTGAAAACCGTTCTTAGTGTTCAAAATTTGGGTTCTTCTCAGGTCCATAAAATTCACGACCTTCATAGCAGCTGTATTTTGTAAGGGCATTTGGAATGGCATTGTTCTTGATCAATGTCTAAGCATACCGATGATGTTGAGACCTGATAACAATAATGAATAAACAAAGACTTTTTACAACTATGATGAACTTAAACTCTACAAGTGGAAGAACTGGTTTGAATGTATCAAAGTGCATGGTCTATAGTGGCAATATGTGAAAAACTCAGGAAAAGTACAGAAGTTTCT is a genomic window containing:
- the LOC142631521 gene encoding dihydropyrimidine dehydrogenase (NADP(+)), chloroplastic translates to MASLSFTQIRTNHSNNSVAEFARARPRTTWARPTRVGFKVFASEAQAEPDLSVTVNGLHMPNPFVIGSGPPGTNYTVMKRAFEEGWGAVIAKTVSLDASKVINVTPRYARLRAGVNGSVNGSAKAKGQIIGWENIELISDRSLDIMLNEFKQLKEEYPDRILIASIMEEYNKAAWEELIDRVEQTGVDALEINFSCPHGMPERKMGAAVGQDCALLEEVCGWVNAKATVPVWAKMTPNITDITQPARVALRSGCEGIAAINTIMSVMGINLDTLRPEPCVEGYSTPGGYSSKAVHPIALAKVMSIAKMMKSEFGDQDFSLSGIGGVETGGDAAEFILLGANTVQVCTGVMMHGYGLVKQLSAELKDFMKAHNFSSIEDFRGVSLQYFTTHMDLVRRQQEAIQQRKAVRKGLQSDKDWTGDGFVKETESMVSN